GGGCGTCGGCGGAGCAGGTGGGATCGGGCGCGGAGGCGTCGGGAATAGGCGGTGGCGCATCGCAGCCCCCATGTATGGGGCGACGCCCCCCAGCCCTCGGTACAGGATCAGGTTCCGGGCCAGTCCTGACATCGGCCCGCCCTGAAGCGGCGAGCGGCCCAGCACGATCCGCTTGATCCAGCCGGGAATCTTCAGCAGCACCACGAACAGGCACAGGCAAATCAGCAGGTCCAGGAAGGTGCCGCCGTTCGGCAGGCCCATGATCGTGTTGGCCTGCGGATCGAAGAACACCTGTACGGCCGTGATCAACACCAGCGCCTGCAAGGTCTGCACCGCAATGCACCCGAATACCGCCCGCCACCACAACTTCGCCACGCCCTCCGTCTGCGGAAGCGCATGGCACGCGAACGCCAGCGGCGCGCCGGCTGTGAGGACCACCAGGATCGCCGCGCGAATGAGGTAGCCGACCAACAGCGCCGCTCCGAGCACCGCGAGTACCAAGCCGATGAGCAGGAAGAACAGGTTCATCGGGCCGGTAGGTAGGAACAGCTTGGCCACGATCAGCGAGGTGAGCATGTTGCCGATGCCGTCGGCGGCCACCTTGCCGTCCATCAATGCCGAACTGAGGGCGTTGCCGACCGCGACGATCTGGTTGATCGCCCACAGCGAGGCGTTGGATGCGACCACGCCGATCAGCAGTCTCGGGAGGACCTGCTTGAGCGAGTAGCGGCTCTGCACCGTCTCGTGGCCCATCACGGTAACCCCGGCGACGAGGACGAACAGCACGTACAGCGTGTTAGCAGTGATGAGGACGCCGTCCCAGACCTGCGCGATCCGCCCATCAGCGAGATTCGGCGATGAGAGCAGTGTCGCTCCGAGAAGGTGCAGCACCGGGTCGAGCGCTAGTTTGACCAGCTTGCCGAACCATTCGTCGATCGCCTTCTCGATTTGGCCGGGGATGTCCAGCCACCCTGGATCCGACGGCGCCGGCGCCTCCTCGCCTGGGACCGGTCCGCTTGGTGCGGGAACACCAGAGTCGGGTGAGAATCCCGGCCCGTAGATCCCCGGCAGTTGCGGCGACGGGCTCGGCGGCGGATTCGCCGGGGTAGTGACGCCCGGCGGCGCTGGTACCGGCGTCGGATCGGCGACCGCCGGACCAGGGAGTCCGAGCACCAGGAGGACGGCTGCGCCGACCAAGGCCATACCCCGGCCGACGCAAACCGTACGCTTGAACACGTCAGTGCCCGGCCATGCCACACAGCGCGGCGACAAGCGGCACCTTCAACAGCGTCGCGTAGGACGCGGTGGTCTCCTGCCTCATTGCCTGTCGGTGTGCATCGCTGGCCGGCGTCGCGGTCTTGGCGACTGTTGCGGCGTAGGCCAGCAGCCAGGGGCAATGGGACGCGTCTACGGTATCCGTCACCTCCTCCGGGCTCGGAACGGTGATGATATGCGCGGGTGGGACCGGTGCCGGGGTTGCAGCGGCGGCCGGGAACGCCAGGTATCCGCCGATCAAGCCGCACGAGGCGGCGACAGCAGTGGCGAAACGAATCAAGACAAGGTTCATCGAAGACTCCTTGCTTCAAGAGGTTGAGTAAGAGGGTTCGGTACAGCCCGATGCTCGAGCCTGGTCAGGCGCCGACGATGCCCTGCAGGACCGAAACCAGCGCGGGGGCCAGCACGGCGAGGATGTATCCAACGGCTGCGGACTTCAGCGCGCCCTTGGCCTTTTCCACCTCGCCCGGGTCGCCGCCGGCCATCACGTAACGCAGCCCGCCGATCGTGAGGAACAACGTGGCGACCCCGGCGAGGATCCCCACGATCCAGTCCCGGACGTTCGAGATGACCTGCGGCAGCGTCGCCGCCGCGACCAACTGGGCATGGTCCCCGGCATTAGCCGCCGGGGAGTGGGTTGCGGAGAACAGCATCAGAATCCCACTGGCCACCAGGACCAGTCCGGCGCGGCGGCGCCGGTAGACAGAGGCAGCTGGTGGGCGGCGCCGCAAACGATGTCTGTGGTTGACACGGTTGGGGACCATGGCTGGTTGTCCCTTCGAGGAGATGGGGCTGCCGTATCAAGCAGCGAGGCCGCGCACTGCTGCCTCGGGCCCTGAAATCCGCGTCGGCGCCGTAAAACGGTCTACGCTTCCGCCGACTTCACCCACCTGGCCCCGGCCGTCATCCTCACTGACCAGATCGGCAGCATCGGTCAGCCAGCCGACCAGGCGGGCCTCGGCCTTGCGCCGCCGCATCCGCAACGCATTCGCCGTCGTCCCGAGCGCCTCGCCAACTTCGATCAGCGACCGGCCGTCCAGCCGAGTGGTGACGATCAGATCAGCCTCGAACTGCGAGACCACACCCTCGGCGACGGCCCTGGCGACTACCAGGTCGACGTGCCCGAAGTCCTGCTTCGGCGGCGCCGACGCTGCCGCTTTCGCAGCGCGCACAGAGTTCGCCTCCACGTACGCACAGCGCCGTGCCGAGCGGTACACAGCCCAGCAGATCCGCGTCATGATCCCCGGCCGATCGATGTCCACGGTCTTGACCGCGTTCAAGAACCCAGCCATCACCTCAGCGGCCAGGTCCTCGGTGTCGGTGTTCGGGAAGTCGCGCCGGAACTGCTTCAGCGTCCCCAACAGCGCCGGCATCGCGACCCCAGCCGCACCAATCGTCCACTCGTTGCCACAGGTCCGCGCCCGACGGATTAGCTCGGCCCACACCGCATCTCGCACGGCCACCGGAGTAGCCGCGTCAAGCAGCGCCCTCTTCAGCTCATCCAGGACGATCTGGCGCTGAGGCAGAGGCGCGCCGAACACGGTCCCGTCGATCGTGGGCGGGTTGGAGGAGACGCACAGGCTGTGGAAAGACTCAGCTACGCCGTCCAGCGCGTTGCGAGTGACAGGGCGGTTCGAGATTGCGGTGTTCACGGTTCGTATGCCTTTCGCAAGAGGCGGGCCGAGTGGTTCGGCCCCTGCCCTTCCAGCTACGACCACCCCCGTGAAGCGCCGATAACATGAAAGTGAGTTAGTACCCTGTGAAATCGTGGAACCAGGCCACTGCCCTCCGGCCCACGATTACTGGAGCCACTCTCGCAGCTGGTGATCGTCCGAGACGGCGAAGGCTCGTTCACCTGCGGATTTCACGCTCTCAAGCGCCTGGGACGCCCGTGGCATCTCCGGCTGTCACGCGTGAAATCAGTTCCGGGATAACTTCACCCAGACAGCCAGCGAGCGCGAAGGGCGCTCGGAGCGCCATCGTCAAATTACCCGTCGATCCCGGCTCTGGATAAGGCCGCCGACAGCACGATTTGACTCGGATTTCACACCCGACTCGCGGGATCCACACTGAAGAAGTCTCGAGCTGTGACGACCAGCTCAGCGGGCTTGGTGGGCTGGGCGGTAGGCGTTGGATTCCATGGCGGTGGATGTTGGCCGAGAGCCCATCAGCCATCGATCTTTGGCATCGAACCCTCGCTGCCGTCCCCCTTCGACGGGGGTCACGGGTCGTCTAGCGTGCTAAGTCGGCCGCCGATCGCCAGGCTACCGATCCGCTAACGAATATCCGTACGGCTACAGGAAGGGGCAACGTACAGCCTGGTGGCCTGCTCGCAACCGTACGTAATCCAACGGCACTCAAATATCACCCACCAGAAGGACCGCCGAGACCGACTCGTTTCTCCCTACCTGACCAGGGCATTCATCCGTCAATATTTTTACATCTTAGGTGAATCGTTAGACGGCTTGAGTGAGGACTAAGTGGCAGTCATGGGAGAATCCCCTTCAACTGACATCGGCGCCGATATCCGTACCCGACTGAATGCAGTCGGTGGGGTGATCCGAATCGTCGATCCGGATGTCAAAGTCCGTGCGGACTGGCGGCGTGCCTACGGGAGGCTCATAGCGGACGACCCGGACTTCGCCAAGTCGGTGGTCTTCTCGGGGTGGCAGAGCGGTGACCTGCTCATCGCGCTCGCACCATCGAAACGTGAGCACCGGCCTTCGCCTCAGATCCGCTTGAACAACCACGCGGTACGCGTTGGCGAGCGAAGCTGCGCGACGCCGGATTCGACATCACCGTCGCGCCGGGCACTGCGTGTGCTGAAGGCGTTGGCCAAGGAGGCGAAGCAGCGTGGGCACCAGGTGATCCCGGCGAAGAACGTCGCCGGCAAGCCAGGCGAGATCTGTATCGCCGTTGATGGGCGCGAGTTCGTCCTGGCATTGGTCGCAAGCGGTGACCAGTTGAGGTTCTGGCTGGTTAGTCACCGCTTCGGCCGTCGGGCCTGGGGTGATGGCAAGCGGCATCGGATCGAGCAGAAGCTCGGCAAACTCCTCGACGAACTGGAGTATCGCGCCGACGAGGCCCGTCTTTGCCAGGAAGCACGCGAACGAGAAGACGCCCAGCGACGCGCTGCGCTACAGCCGTTCCTGGAACGTGCCCGCGCTGAGTTCGAGCGGGACCAGCGCAACAAGGCGATGCGCGAGTTGGCTGAGCAATGGCGGGTCGCCTCCGACCTGCGTGCTCTGTGCGACAGCGCTCGCGACAGTGCCACACAGGGCCAACTCCCGCCGGCCGCCACGGCCTTTGCGGAGTGGGTCCAAGACAACTCCGAGTGGATTGAAACCCTAAACGGTTCCCCGAAGCTTCCCTCCATTCCCGAGCCGACCATCGACGACCTCACCCCCTACCTGGCCGCATACGAAGAAATGAGAACGCTGTGACAAGCCTGACCATGAGCTCCGCCGGATCAGACGAGAATTTGTCTGGCCAGATGCTGTTCCGCGACTATGTGGAACGCACCTGGCTACCGGGCCACGTCGTGGAAGCCATCACCCGCCAGGGCTACACGTACGCCATGTACCGGCACATCATGCCTGTATTCGGCGGCATCCGCCTGGCCGACATCACCAAGCCGATGATCCGCCAATGGGTAGCCGACCTCATCGCCAACGGCGCACAGCCGCCGACGATCAACGACCTGAGGATGCTGCTCAGCGCTGTGTTCACTACAGCGCTCGAGGACGGCCTCGTCGACGTCCATCCCTGCAAAGGCGTAAAGGTGCCCCACGTGCCTAGTCAGCCCCGGCGCATCGTCACTCCGGAAGAGTTCGACCGCATCTGTCGTGGTATCCATAATCCGGAGATGCAGCTCCTCGTGGAGACCGCCGTGGAGACCGGCCTGCGCTGGGGGGAGCTCACCGAGCTGCGCGTCTCAGACCTGACCCCGAAGACCCGGATGCTCACCGTCAGCCGCGCGGTCGTCTGGCTCGCGCGCGATTTCCACCCAACCGGCGGCCATTTCCTCGTCAAGCCCTACCCCAAAGGCAAGCACTACCGGCGCTTCAAACTCAGCGAGGAGATCACCAAGCAGCTGCTCGCCCACATCAAGGCCCTGGGGCTACGCCCCAACGACCTGATCTTCGCCATCCGCAAATCAACGCTGGCCAAGTCACGCCCGCAGCGCCCCGACCCGGCCAGCCTCGGCCTGAGCGACCCCGCGCTCAACGGCCACCGGCACTGGCACGGCACCACCACCTGCTACGCGAACGGCTGCCGCTGCCAGCACTGCCGCAACGCCTGCGCCGACTACCGCGCCGAACGACGCCGCCAAGGCAAAGACCACCCCCGCAGCCCACGCAAACTCGACACCGACGGCCACATCCCCAACCGCTGGTTCCGCAGCGAAATCTGGCTCCGTGCCATCGAGGACGCCGACCTCGGCTTCCACGTCCGCATCCACGACCTACGCCACGCCCACGCCTCCTGGCTACTCGCCGGCGGCGCAAGCCTGCAAGCCGTGAAAGAACGCCTCGGCCACACCGACATCGCCACCACCGCCAGATACCTACACACCCTGCCCGACACCGACCAGACCGCCCTGGACGCACTCGACAAGATCCGCCGACCCAAACTCCCCCGAGACCTCGGTGCGCTC
The sequence above is a segment of the Catenulispora sp. GP43 genome. Coding sequences within it:
- a CDS encoding pilin, giving the protein MLFSATHSPAANAGDHAQLVAAATLPQVISNVRDWIVGILAGVATLFLTIGGLRYVMAGGDPGEVEKAKGALKSAAVGYILAVLAPALVSVLQGIVGA
- a CDS encoding tyrosine-type recombinase/integrase is translated as MTSLTMSSAGSDENLSGQMLFRDYVERTWLPGHVVEAITRQGYTYAMYRHIMPVFGGIRLADITKPMIRQWVADLIANGAQPPTINDLRMLLSAVFTTALEDGLVDVHPCKGVKVPHVPSQPRRIVTPEEFDRICRGIHNPEMQLLVETAVETGLRWGELTELRVSDLTPKTRMLTVSRAVVWLARDFHPTGGHFLVKPYPKGKHYRRFKLSEEITKQLLAHIKALGLRPNDLIFAIRKSTLAKSRPQRPDPASLGLSDPALNGHRHWHGTTTCYANGCRCQHCRNACADYRAERRRQGKDHPRSPRKLDTDGHIPNRWFRSEIWLRAIEDADLGFHVRIHDLRHAHASWLLAGGASLQAVKERLGHTDIATTARYLHTLPDTDQTALDALDKIRRPKLPRDLGALGQR